From uncultured Pseudodesulfovibrio sp.:
CACCTCGTTGCACACCGGGCTTCATGGAATCCCTGGCATGAAAATCTTTCAAGAAAACCAGCAAACTCTCGCCAAGTGACGCCGCCAGCTGCCCGCCGGCATACCGACGCGTTTCCTTGTCAAACAACACGGACTTCTGCTGACCACCAAGTAGTCCCAAAGTCTTCTCCAACCCCTTTGTTTCCAGATTGGTCATGGTCAGTAGTTGTGCGAAGGTCAATCCGACAGGACCTGCCAACTCCAATTGGGCTGCTGCCACATCTTCGGGCGTCTCGGCAGCAAGTTGTTGCATAAGCTCCACCTTGTCCGAGAATCGTTTTATAGTATGTCCGACTGGTCCTATAACCCGACCACCGGCAAAGGCCCTTAGCGGGGAAAATGCGCGCAAAACGATACGGTCACCGTACACTGCGGCCAAGGGCTCCGAGAAACGGACCTGACAGACGCACGTTTCACCGGGTTTTAGGTCTTCTCGATCCAACAGATAGACACGAGCCAGCACTTCACGCGCACCGTGATGAAAATGAATTTCCCGCCGATGCTTGAGCGGCAGGTGTGAAGATTCCAGAACGGTTAATTCGATGTCCCATACCGTAGAAGGGAACAATGACCCCGGGCGAGCCAACACATCTCCCCGCCTGATATCGTCCACTTCCAGCCCATGCACATTAATGGCAGTCCGTCGTCCGGCCTGAGCTGTCTCCACGGTCTCACCATGCGATTGCAGACTGCGCACCTTGGTTTCTGTCCCTGTCGGGTAAAGGATAATATCCTCACCAACGGAAACGGAACCGGAAACCATAGTCCCGGTGACCACAGTACCGTGTCCTTTCATGGTAAACACACGATCAACGGGCAAACGAAATAAATCGGAACGACGACGTGGCTTGAATTCTGCCATCAAGATCCGCAACTGATCCTTGAGCGCATCCAGTCCATCACCAGTATGTGCAGACACTGGAATAATCGGTGCACCAGCAAGAAATGTCGGTTCAAGATAAGACGCAACTTCTTCTTCCACCATCTCCAACCATTCCGCATCCACCATGTCAGTCTTGGTCAAAGCAACAACGCCGGTGGTTACACCAAGCAACTGACAAATTTCCAAATGCTCACGGGTCTGGGGCATAATCCCCTCATCCGCAGCAATGACCAAAACTACAAAATCAATCCCGGCGGCACCGGCCACCATATTTTTTACGAATTTTTCATGGCCAGGGACATCGACAATCCCCAACCTGCTTCCCTCTCCCAAATCAAGAAAAGCAAAACCAAGTTCTATGGTGATGCCGCGTTTTTTCTCTTCTGATAATCGATCACAATCGATACCGGTAAGCGCTTTGATAAGAGTTGTCTTTCCGTGGTCGATATGACCGGCTGTTCCCATGATAACGGGCATATATGGTAATCCTTGACTATCTGTTTTTCATTACAACGAGAACTCGGATAATAGGGAAAAACACGCTTCGCCACAAGAGCACAAAACAAGCTCTCAACTTTAAAGTCGAAACACAATTCAACACTGGATGCAACTTCCCTAAAAAAATTGACCAAATTCCCCCATTTAATATAAAGCTATACTACTTAATAAATTTAATATTCGAAGAGGGGACTCATGTGTACTGCAAAAAGAATCACACGAACCGCACTGTTCACAGCGCTGTTTATCTGCATTGCCCAGATACCAGCCTTCGCGACTGACACACAAATCGGGGAAGTCATTGCCATGGCAGGAACCGTCATTGCAGAACAACCTAACGGGACTAGTCGTCAACTTGAACTGAATCAACCGATTATCACTCAGGACACCATCGCCACAGGAACAAAAAGTTCCATCGAAATTCTTTTCAAAGACGAATCAGTCTATTCCCAAGGTCCGGATTCCCGAATTTCGTTAGATAATTTTGTTTATTCAACTAACGTATCAGCATCAAAACTCCTTTTCAAAATGGGCGAAGGAACTTTCAGATACGTAACCGGACAAATTGTTAAAACAAACCCGGATGCATTCGCACTCCAGACCCCCACTACCACCATAGGCATCAGAGGCACCGAAGTTTTTGCGATTGTCACTCCCGACAAAGAAGAAATCGGCAATACGAAACTCAGTAAAAAACACACTATGACCGTTGGCGATAAAGCACTAAATATACCACGAACCTCGGTTAACGTTAATCCTCAGACCGGCGCCGTATCCGACCCAACTCCAGTTTCTCAAGAAACCATCAATAAAATCGTGAAGGCAGCTCCAATGACATCTCTGGGCGAACTCGGCAACCCTGGTCCAAAGAAGGATCTCGAACGCAAAGTACAATCTTTCAAACAGCAGATAGAACGGAACAAGGAAAGTCTCGATGGTTTAAGTAATAAACCTGATTACGAAAAACTTCACAGAATCAAAGTTCAAAAAACCAATCAAGAGACAACAGAAAAAGACCGAGATAGCGGTGGCAACTCCGGAGACCTTGGCGGCGGTGAAGGTGGTGGTGATGGCGGTGGAGGCGGTGGACATTAAAAACCGATTGCAAACACCTGCTTCCAGCAACATTCGAAGACAAGGATAAAAACAATGAAAATACGCTTCATACAACACGCATTGCTCCTGACCATGACAGCTCTCTTTACAGGCGGATGTGTCGTCATGGCACAAATGGCCGAAAAGCAAGGAGACAAAGCCTACCAACAACAAAACTACACAACGGCCTTTGAGCATTATACTGAAGCAGCCCAAAGCGGCAGCGCCACAGCTCAATACCACCTCGCCGTCATGCATGCTGAGGGGCTGGGAACTCAAGAGGACATGAACAAAGCCGCAAAGCTGTTACAACAAGCTTCCGCGCAAGGTCAAAAAGATGCACAACTCATGCTCGGCCTGTTCTACGTGTATGGAGATGGTGTCCAACAAGACCCAATCAAAGGAGCGGAATGGATCAAAACTTCCGCAGAGAATGGCAATGATATAGCTATGTACTACCTCGGCAACCTTTATGCTACGGGCCTGGGCGTAACTAAAGACATCCCTTCTGCGTTATATTGGATGAAACAAGCAAAGAATTCTGGATTTCCGGTCAAAAATGAATATCTGACCGAGGCAGGCCTCACTTCCCTTTATCAAAAGTAAATACTATTTTCGTCGGTTCCAAAACTCTCATGGGTGCAAACAATAATGTTTGGACCCTTTTTCATCATAAAGTGACAATTATAATAGTTTCATATAAGTCCAGTATGATATTTTTTTCTTAACCAATATAAACACTTAATCTGTGGAGTTATTATTTCATGATATCCATGAGAATTACACAGTGCGTTATGGCTCTCCTCATAACGGCTGTCTGCATAAGTCCTTCTTTGTCGATGGCAGCCGCACCTTCTCAAGCCCCCGACCCAATAGGTGAAGTGATCCACATCATGGGATTTGTCTCGGCCGAAATGCCGGGGAAAGAAGCCAGAAAACTTGAATTGAAAAGTCCGGTTTTCATTCATGAAGTTATTGTCACAGGAAGAACCGGCAACGTGGAAATCCGCTTCAAGGATGACACTATTTATTCACAGGGAAATGAATCGACTCTTTCCTTGGACGACTATGTCTTTTCCGAAAACCCTTCTGCCTCGAAGCTTCTTTTCAAAATGGGCGAGGGGACATTCCGTTTTGTCACAGGTCAGATCGTCAAACAAAATCCTGAGGCCTTTGCCCTGACAACCCCTATGACCTCCGTTGGCATTCGGGGCACGGAGCCGTTTGCCATTGTCGAACCAAAACGAGAGCTTATAGGCGTTCTCGAAATAGCTTCTGGACACACCGTAATCGTTAGTTCTGAAAAAAATGCCATATCAATGTCCGAGGCAAATCTCATGACCAAGATTGAACTTGGCCGCCCTCTTTCTCCACCAGCCCCGGTCCCTGCTACAGTACGCGAAAAAGTAATCAAAGCTGCCCCCATGACCAGTCAGGGCGAGTTCGGGTTGTATGGTTCAAAAAAAGAACTGCAACTCAAAGCTGATGGTTTCAAGAACCTCCTGGATTTTGAAAAAAAACAAATTGGTGGATTGAACGTTCGTCCAGACTACCAACAACTGCGCAAAATTGCTGTGCAGGAGCGAGCCTTCAAAAATGCCACAAATGAAAGAGATGGAAAGACAAAGGCGGAAGCAGGCTTGGGTGGCGGTGAAAACACAGATACCGCTAGCAGCGAGAGCGAAGGCGGCGGAGCAAGTAGTCCTGCAGGGTCTACACCATAATGAAAGACTAAAATGGCTGAAGGCATAAGCCGTTGACGCCGATGAAGGAATAAAACGATGAAACGATTTCTCACATATTGTGTGTTTCTAACACTTAGCACCTTCCTGCTTGCCGGTTGTGTCGTCGAGAAAGTGACGAATCAAATACCGGAACGACAAGGAACAAAGGCGTATCTGAAAAAAGACTACGACACCGCTATCACCAAATATGAGTATGCTGCGGAAAATGACAATGCCAACGCTAAGTACGCATTGGCCACAATGTATATGGAAGGAGAAGGGGTTAAAAAAGACATGAACAAGGCCCTGCAACTTCTTGAGCAGGCATGCGATCAGGAACAAAAGGACGCACTGCTCATGCTCGGCCTGTTTTATGTTTACGGAGACAATGTCCCCACCGACAAGATCAAGGGTGCCGACCTCATATATAGAGCCGGGGTCGCGCAAAACGATGTAGCGATGTACTACATGGGCCATCTCTACGCTGCAGGCGTCGGCGTACAAAAAGACCTTCGTCGAGCACAGATGTGGATGAACAACGCCAAGGAATTTGGTTTTCCTGTCAAGGAAGAACTCCTGACGCTCAAAGGATTGGAAGCTTTGTACGACAACTAGTCCACTGTAAAAAACAAAAAAAGGGGTGCCAACATACTGTCGGCACCCCTTTTCTATTCGATTCACAGCTACCGTTTCAGAAATTCCCTGAATGCCAGTGTGCAGGCGTAAATATCAGCCTTGGAGGACAACTCGAAAGGCGAGTGCATGGACAACACTGGCACACCGACATCAATGACATCCATGCCGTATACAGCCAAAAATTTGGCCACAGTCCCACCGCCACCGACATCGACCTTACCCAACTCAGACATATGCCACGGGATACCAGCGTCATCAAAGATACGCCTGAGCCAGCCAATATAATCCGGGTGGGCGTCATTGGCTCCCACCTTACCACGATGACCGGTAAATTTGTTAAAGCACGGCCCATATCCAATACGAGCAGCGTTCAGGGGCTCGTATACATCTTTATGATCCGGGTCCATGGCCGCAGAGACATCCGCAGACAGTACTGAACCATTCATGAAAATCGAGGATAAACGTGCGCCCGGTTCCCATGTCTCGGCCAATTCCTCCATGCAGTACTCAAAGAAATAGGACTTGGCACCAGTTGCCCCTTCGGAACCGATCTCTTCCTTGTCCCAAAACAGAACAATCTGCGCATACTCAGGATCTTCTTCAGCAAGCAGTGCTTCCAAAGCGCAAAACACACTGGAACGATCATCCTGACCATATCCGCCAATGGTAGCCTCATCCAAACCGACAAATCGGGCCGGACCAGCCGGAACAGCCTGCATCTCGGCACTAAAGAAATCGGACTCGTCAATACCATACCGCTTATTCAACAGTTCAAGCACCATACGTTTAACTGGTTCTTTGATATCTTCATCGTCCTTCTTATTCTTGGACGCAGGAGAGTGACCAAAAACCAGATTCAACTTTTCTGCCTCAAAGGCATCAGAAACCTTTTTACCCATTTCATTGGCTGCCAAATGAGGTAACAAATCAGTGATGGTAAAGACCGGGTCCTTGGGGTCCTCACCAATGCACACGGTCACTTCCTCACCGGATTTTTTAATCACCGTACCATGCAGGGCCAAAGGAATGGTCAACCATTGATACTTACGGATACCGCCATAGTAATGGGTCTTGGCAAGACAAATGTCAGTATCCTCATAAAGAGGACGTTGTTTCAAATCCAGACGAGGGCAGTCTGCATGCGCACCGACTAAACGAAACCCTTCGGACAATGGACGTTTACCCTTCCGTGCCAGAAAGCATGTCTTGTTTCGATTGAAACGGTAAGCCAACGGAGCTTTGAGATCATCCTTGAAACCGGCCTTCTCCACCCGTTTGCGCACATAATCCATAACCAAACGCTCGGTCTTGCATTCACTGAGAAATTTCACATAATCTTTTGCCATGGCATCCATGGCCTTGCGATCCTTCTTGGAGGAATACACTTCCCAAGCGGTCTTTGGTTCATATTCAAGTGTTTTTTTCTTACTCATGATGAATCCTTATTTTTCGGTCAGGGAAACCACGGCCTGCTCCAACGCGGAGGCGACCATTTTCAATTCTGTCGAAGCCAATGTGCGCGGATCAATGAGAAATTCATCATCCTCAATACGCGCCACCAGCGGCGGGTCGGTCTGAAGAAGCGCGTCCTTCAAATCGCCCACGGAAATATCTTTTACGGCAATAGAGACCATGGTTCCGGGCAGGTCATATTCAGGGAAAGCCCCACCCCCCACTCTGGATGATCCTTTTTTCATGGAAACCACAGCCCGTTCAGCAAGGGCCTGACGGATAGCATCAGCCAAACGACGCGCCTTGCTCTTAAGCGCTTCCTGTGATGCGGTGATCATTTTCAAGGTCGGCACCTTGCGCCGCGCTTCATCCATGTCGAGATAAAGACGCAAGGTCGCCTCAAGAGCAGCCAATGTCATTTTATCAATACGCATGGCCCGATTGACCGGATTCTTCTTGATACGATCAATATATTCTTTCCGTCCGACAATAATACCTGCCTGCGGACCACCAAGCACCTTGTCGCC
This genomic window contains:
- the selB gene encoding selenocysteine-specific translation elongation factor yields the protein MPVIMGTAGHIDHGKTTLIKALTGIDCDRLSEEKKRGITIELGFAFLDLGEGSRLGIVDVPGHEKFVKNMVAGAAGIDFVVLVIAADEGIMPQTREHLEICQLLGVTTGVVALTKTDMVDAEWLEMVEEEVASYLEPTFLAGAPIIPVSAHTGDGLDALKDQLRILMAEFKPRRRSDLFRLPVDRVFTMKGHGTVVTGTMVSGSVSVGEDIILYPTGTETKVRSLQSHGETVETAQAGRRTAINVHGLEVDDIRRGDVLARPGSLFPSTVWDIELTVLESSHLPLKHRREIHFHHGAREVLARVYLLDREDLKPGETCVCQVRFSEPLAAVYGDRIVLRAFSPLRAFAGGRVIGPVGHTIKRFSDKVELMQQLAAETPEDVAAAQLELAGPVGLTFAQLLTMTNLETKGLEKTLGLLGGQQKSVLFDKETRRYAGGQLAASLGESLLVFLKDFHARDSMKPGVQRGELASSWGNDLPPKLFHFVVERMLKAGEIVAEQELLKLKGHKVSLASDQEKVRETILGAYTNGGGTPPNLKDVLEPLGLDFKQASGVLKLLQEQGELVRIKGDMYYHKAALDDLQGRIVAFFADNQEMSAPDCKEITGLSRKYLIPILEYFDKEKLTVRVGDVRHLRKRS
- a CDS encoding FecR domain-containing protein, with the protein product MCTAKRITRTALFTALFICIAQIPAFATDTQIGEVIAMAGTVIAEQPNGTSRQLELNQPIITQDTIATGTKSSIEILFKDESVYSQGPDSRISLDNFVYSTNVSASKLLFKMGEGTFRYVTGQIVKTNPDAFALQTPTTTIGIRGTEVFAIVTPDKEEIGNTKLSKKHTMTVGDKALNIPRTSVNVNPQTGAVSDPTPVSQETINKIVKAAPMTSLGELGNPGPKKDLERKVQSFKQQIERNKESLDGLSNKPDYEKLHRIKVQKTNQETTEKDRDSGGNSGDLGGGEGGGDGGGGGGH
- a CDS encoding tetratricopeptide repeat protein, with translation MAQMAEKQGDKAYQQQNYTTAFEHYTEAAQSGSATAQYHLAVMHAEGLGTQEDMNKAAKLLQQASAQGQKDAQLMLGLFYVYGDGVQQDPIKGAEWIKTSAENGNDIAMYYLGNLYATGLGVTKDIPSALYWMKQAKNSGFPVKNEYLTEAGLTSLYQK
- a CDS encoding FecR domain-containing protein: MALLITAVCISPSLSMAAAPSQAPDPIGEVIHIMGFVSAEMPGKEARKLELKSPVFIHEVIVTGRTGNVEIRFKDDTIYSQGNESTLSLDDYVFSENPSASKLLFKMGEGTFRFVTGQIVKQNPEAFALTTPMTSVGIRGTEPFAIVEPKRELIGVLEIASGHTVIVSSEKNAISMSEANLMTKIELGRPLSPPAPVPATVREKVIKAAPMTSQGEFGLYGSKKELQLKADGFKNLLDFEKKQIGGLNVRPDYQQLRKIAVQERAFKNATNERDGKTKAEAGLGGGENTDTASSESEGGGASSPAGSTP
- a CDS encoding tetratricopeptide repeat protein, giving the protein MKRFLTYCVFLTLSTFLLAGCVVEKVTNQIPERQGTKAYLKKDYDTAITKYEYAAENDNANAKYALATMYMEGEGVKKDMNKALQLLEQACDQEQKDALLMLGLFYVYGDNVPTDKIKGADLIYRAGVAQNDVAMYYMGHLYAAGVGVQKDLRRAQMWMNNAKEFGFPVKEELLTLKGLEALYDN
- a CDS encoding aminopeptidase is translated as MSKKKTLEYEPKTAWEVYSSKKDRKAMDAMAKDYVKFLSECKTERLVMDYVRKRVEKAGFKDDLKAPLAYRFNRNKTCFLARKGKRPLSEGFRLVGAHADCPRLDLKQRPLYEDTDICLAKTHYYGGIRKYQWLTIPLALHGTVIKKSGEEVTVCIGEDPKDPVFTITDLLPHLAANEMGKKVSDAFEAEKLNLVFGHSPASKNKKDDEDIKEPVKRMVLELLNKRYGIDESDFFSAEMQAVPAGPARFVGLDEATIGGYGQDDRSSVFCALEALLAEEDPEYAQIVLFWDKEEIGSEGATGAKSYFFEYCMEELAETWEPGARLSSIFMNGSVLSADVSAAMDPDHKDVYEPLNAARIGYGPCFNKFTGHRGKVGANDAHPDYIGWLRRIFDDAGIPWHMSELGKVDVGGGGTVAKFLAVYGMDVIDVGVPVLSMHSPFELSSKADIYACTLAFREFLKR